The following are encoded together in the Planctomycetota bacterium genome:
- a CDS encoding DNA helicase RecG, which translates to NSTVMVIESADRFGLSQLHQLRGRVGRGEHASFCVLVSDATTPDSQERIAAMCRTNDGFEIAETDLKLRGPGDFFGTRQHGLPPMKIADVTKELELLKVARDDAAALLEDDPNLEKPDHAALRNALLRTYGETLDLAQVG; encoded by the coding sequence AACTCGACGGTGATGGTCATCGAGTCGGCCGACCGGTTCGGGCTCTCGCAGTTGCACCAGTTGCGGGGACGTGTGGGTCGTGGAGAGCACGCGAGCTTTTGCGTGTTGGTCAGCGACGCGACGACGCCGGACAGCCAGGAGCGGATCGCCGCGATGTGCCGGACTAACGACGGGTTCGAGATCGCCGAGACCGACCTGAAACTCCGCGGCCCCGGCGACTTCTTCGGCACCCGCCAGCACGGCCTGCCACCGATGAAGATCGCCGACGTGACCAAGGAGTTGGAGCTGCTCAAGGTCGCGCGGGACGACGCGGCCGCCCTGCTCGAAGATGATCCAAACCTTGAGAAGCCCGACCACGCCGCCCTGCGTAACGCTCTGCTGCGAACTTACGGCGAAACGCTCGATCTCGCGCAGGTCGGCTAA